The DNA region GGCCAGGGCGAGGAGGTCATCGGCGTGTTCGTGCCCACGACGCCCAACCCGACCTCCGGCTTCCTGCTGTTCGTGCCGCGCTCCAAGGCGCTGCCCCTGGAGATGAGCGTGGAGGAAGCCGCCAAGCTCATCATCTCCTTCGGCCTGGTCACGCCCGAACACCTGCCGCCGGGCTCGATCCCGGGCGGGCCCTTGAAGAAGGGCCCCGTCAGCGAGACCGAGGGCGCGGGCTCTAGCCCGACCGCATGAGCCGTACGCCCTCGTCGCGCTCGAACAGGTAGAGCAGCGTCCTCAGCGCCTCGCCGCGCGCGCCCTCGAACGGATCGGGCCTGCCGGCCACCATCCTGGCCTGGTCGCTCGCCATGGCGAGCAGATCGCCGTGAACGCCGAGATCGGCGAAGCGGTAGTCCGGCATGCCCGACTGGCGCAGCCCCAGCGGATCGCCGGAACCCCGCAGCTTCCAGTCCTCCTCCGCGATGAAGAAGCCGTCATCGCTCTCGCGCATCACCTCGAGCCGCTTTCGCGCCGTCTCGCCGAGCTGGCCGTGATAGACGAGGAGGCAGGTGGAGGGCTTGTCGCCGCGCCCGACCCGGCCCCGGAGCTGGTGCAGCTGGGCGAGCCCGAAGCGCTCGGCGTGCTCGATCACCATGATGGTGGCGTCGGGCGCATCGACGCCGACCTCGATCACGGTCGTGGCCACCAGAAGGTCGATCTCGCCGGCGCGGAAGGCATTGGCCGCGGCTTCCTTGTCCTTCGCCTTCATCCGCCCGTGGATCAGCCCGACGCGGGCGTCCAGCGATCGCGAGAGCAGGTGATAGCGCTCCTCCGCGGCGGCGAGGTCGGAAACATCGCTCTCCTCCACCAGCGGGCAGACCCAGTAGGCGCGCTCGCCTTTCCTGAGCGCCCGGCGCAGCCCCTCTATCACCTCCGACAGGCGCTCGGCGCTGATCACGCGCGTCGCGGGCGGGATGCGCCCGGCCGGCTTCTCGTCGAGGCGCGAGACGTCGAGATCGCCGTAGACCGCCAGGGTCAGCGTCCTCGGGATCGGAGTTGCGCTCATCACCAGCGTGTCGGGGGCGCGCCCCTTCATCGTCAGCCTGCGCCGGTCGGAGACGCCGAAGCGATGCTGCTCGTCGATCACGACGAGGCCGAGATCGGCGAACTCCACCCCCTCCTGGAACAGGGCGTGCGTGCCGCACACGACCTGGACCGCGCCGGATGCGAGCGCATCGAGAATCTCCTCCCGCCCGCGGCCCTTGTCGCGTCCGGTCAGCGCGGCCACGCGAATCCCGGCCGGCGCGAGCATGGGCGCGAGCACCGCGGCGTGCTGGCGTGCAAGGATCTCGGTCGGGGCCATCACCGCGGTCTGCACGCCGGCCTCGGCCGCGCGCGCCGCGCACAGGGCGGCCACGAAGGTCTTGCCCGAGCCGACATCGCCGTGCAGCAGCCGCATCATGCGCGTGTCCGCCGCGAGATCGGCCTTCGCCGCCTCGAACGCGCGAATCTGGGCGCCGGTCGGCTCGAACGGGGCATGGTCGAGCACGGCCTGCACCTTGCGCCCGTCCCCGGTGATGACCCGGCCGGTGCGCGCGCGCCGGCTCGCGCGGGCGAGCTTCAGGGCCAGCTGGTGGGCGTAGAGCTCGTCGAAGGCGAGGCGGCGGCGATGCGGAGCCTCGAGCGCCACGTCTCCGGCCGCCTCGGGCCGGTGCAGGCGGGTGAGGGCGGCTCTCCACCCCGTCCAGCCCTCGCGCGCGATCAGGCTCTCGTCGAGCCATTCGGCGAGGTCGGGCGCCACGCCGAGCGCGCCCCTCATCGCCTTCCGCATCACGTTGATCGTGAGCCCGGCGGTGAGGGGGTAGTTCGGCTGGACGAGATCGCCCTCCTCGATCTCGTCCGGCTTGGCGACGAGGTCGGGATGGACGATCTGGATCTCGGAGCCGAAGCGCTCGGCCTTGCCCGACACCACCCGGCGCGCGCCCTCGGGCAGGAGGCGATTGAGATAATCGCGCTTGGCGTTGAACCAGACCAGGTGGAGAAACCCCGTCTCGTCGCGCAGGCGCACCTTGTAGGGCTGCTTCAGCGTCGCGGGCGGGATG from Marinicauda algicola includes:
- the recG gene encoding ATP-dependent DNA helicase RecG; the protein is MRPQPLFPLFADITTLPGVGPRLAVLIAKVAGGARVKDLLFTPPSGVTDRTRRIYIADAGLPGQEGIVTLEGEVEAHIPPATLKQPYKVRLRDETGFLHLVWFNAKRDYLNRLLPEGARRVVSGKAERFGSEIQIVHPDLVAKPDEIEEGDLVQPNYPLTAGLTINVMRKAMRGALGVAPDLAEWLDESLIAREGWTGWRAALTRLHRPEAAGDVALEAPHRRRLAFDELYAHQLALKLARASRRARTGRVITGDGRKVQAVLDHAPFEPTGAQIRAFEAAKADLAADTRMMRLLHGDVGSGKTFVAALCAARAAEAGVQTAVMAPTEILARQHAAVLAPMLAPAGIRVAALTGRDKGRGREEILDALASGAVQVVCGTHALFQEGVEFADLGLVVIDEQHRFGVSDRRRLTMKGRAPDTLVMSATPIPRTLTLAVYGDLDVSRLDEKPAGRIPPATRVISAERLSEVIEGLRRALRKGERAYWVCPLVEESDVSDLAAAEERYHLLSRSLDARVGLIHGRMKAKDKEAAANAFRAGEIDLLVATTVIEVGVDAPDATIMVIEHAERFGLAQLHQLRGRVGRGDKPSTCLLVYHGQLGETARKRLEVMRESDDGFFIAEEDWKLRGSGDPLGLRQSGMPDYRFADLGVHGDLLAMASDQARMVAGRPDPFEGARGEALRTLLYLFERDEGVRLMRSG